The DNA window ATTTTGCCGGGCCGATCGAGGCCCGCACGGCGGGCATCGAGACGGTGTTCCAGAACCTGGCATTGGCCGATGATCTCGACGTGCCGTCGAACCTGTTCCTCGGCCGCGAAAAGGTGCTGTTCAATCTCGGGCCATTCTCGATCCTCGACCGCAAATACATGCGCAAGGCAACCGAAGCGGCACTGATCCGCACGGCGGTGAAGATCCCCAATCTCTCCAACACCATCCGCCACATGTCGGGCGGCCAGCGTCAGTGCGTGGCAATCGCCAGGACGGCGACCTTCGCCTCCAAGCTGATCATCATGGACGAGCCGACGGCGGCCCTTGGCGTGCAGGAGACGGCGCAGGTCGAAAACATCATCCGTACGCTGAAAGACAATGGCGAGCCGCTGATCCTGATCAGCCACAATATGCGCCAGGTGTTCGACCTGTGCGACCGCATCGTCGTCTTTCGGCGCGGCCGCATCGTCGCCAATCTGCGCAAGGAGAACACCGACGGCCAGGACATCGTCTCCTACATCACCGGCGCCAAGACCGGAGAGGCGGAACTCGCGGCCTAGGCGGAGTGGTTGCCCGGTTCCGGGACGATCCGCCGCGCCAGGAAAATACCCAGCCACCTTTCCCTGACAGAAAGGTCAGGACACAACTCTCTCGAACCCATCCCTCAGAGGAAATATCCATGACTGTTCGTTTCGCCCTCCTCGGCGCCGGCCGCATCGGCAAGGTCCATGCCCGCGCCGTCGGCTCCAACCCCGATGCAAAACTGGTGGCGGTGGCCGATGCTTTCGACAAGGCGGCTAAGGAGCTGGCGAGCGCCTATGGCGCCGAGGTGCGCACCATCGACGCCATCGAGACATCCAAAGACATCGACGCCGTCGTCATCTGCACGCCGACCGACACCCATGCCGATCTGATCGAGCGTTTCGCCAAGGCCGGCAAGGCGATCTTCTGCGAGAAGCCGATCGACCTTAACGTCAAGCGGGTGGAGAAGTGCCTGGCCGTGGTCGAGAAGGCCAAGGCGACGCTGATGGTGGGTTTCAACAGGCGCTTCGACCCGCATTTCGCCGCCGTGCGCAAGGCCATCGACGACGGCGCCATCGGCACGGTCGAGATGGTCACCATCACGTCGCGCGATCCCGGCCCGCCGCCAGTCGACTACATCAAGCGCTCGGGCGGCATTTTCCGCGACATGACCATTCATGATTTCGACATGGCGCGCTTCCTGCTCGGCGAAGAACCTGTCGCCGTGAGCGCGCACGCCTCGGTGCTCGTCGACAAGAAAATCGGCGAAGCCGGCGATTTTGATAGCGTCAGCGTCATCCTGGAGACGGCTTCGGGCAAGCAGGCAATCATTTCGAACTCGCGCCGCGCCACCTATGGCTACGACCAGCGCATCGAGGTGCATGGTTCGAAAGGCATGATCGCGGCCGAGAACCAGCGGCCGGTGTCGATCGAGCTGGCCAACGAGAAGGGTTATACGCGCCCGCCTTTGCACGACTTCTTCATGACCCGCTATCTCGACGCCTATGCCAATGAGATTGCCGCCTTCATCACGGCCGCGACAAAGGGCAAGAAGGCGACGCCAAGTGGCGCCGACGGCCTCGTGGCGCTGAAGCTGGCCGATGCGGCGCTGAAATCGGCGACATCAGGCAAGACCGTCCGTCTCGACAAGTAAGAATTCCAAGACACAGGAGCAGAGCGATGAGCGTATCCGCCGATCGTAATTCACAGACACGCGCCATCGTCACCGGCGGCGCGCAAGGCATCGGCTTCGCCGTCGCCGAGGCACTCGCCGACGAGGGCTGCCGGGCGCTGGCGCTTATCGGCCGCTCGCAGGAGAAGGGCGACAAGGCCGTCGCCACCCTCAAGAAGTCGGGCGTCGACGCCATCTTCATCAGCGCCGACGTTTCCAAGGTGGCCGACTGCAAGCGCGCGGTGGCAACCGCGCTCTCGCATTTCGGCACCATCAACGCGCTGGTCAATGCCGCCGCGACGTCGGCGCGCGGCTCGCTGGTCGAGACATCGGAAGAGCTTTTCGATCAGATCTTCGACACCAATGTGCGCGGCCCGTTCTTCCTGATGCAGGGCGTGGTGGCGCATCTCCTGGAGAAGAAGGCTTCCGGCTCGATCGTCAATGTTCTGTCGATGTCGGCACATACCGGCCAGTCCTTCCTGACGCCCTATTCGACCAGCAAGGGCGCGCTGATGACGCTGACCAAGAACGTCGCCAACGCCTATCGCTTCAACCGCATCCGCTGCAACGCGGTGCTGCCGGGCTGGATGGATACCGAGGGCGAGGACCTCGTGCAGAAGAAATGGCATGACGCCCCGGACGACTGGCTGGCGAAAGCCGAAGCCGCACAGCCGATGGGCCAGCTGGTCAAGCCGGACCAACTCGCCCGGCTGATCAGCTACATGGTCAGCCCGCAATCGGGGGTCATGACCGGATCGCTGGTCGACTACGACCAGAGCGTTGCGGGGTCGTCACCGGAGTAGGTTCAACCAGTAGCCTCGCGCCTGTTGCTGCAGCATCGCCATTCCCATATAGTCAAGATAGTCAGACTAGTCATGGAGATTGAGATGCTGCCTGTGGCCAAAGATACGAGCTGGACGGTCGCTGGGGCAAAGGCTCGGCTCTCGGAGGTTATCGAGCGCGCGCAGTCTTCTCCGCAGACGATCACCAAAAACGGCAAACCAAGCGTGGTTGTCGTCTCGGCCGAGGAATGGCAGCGAAAGACCGCGCGCAAGGGTACGCTTGCGCAGTTCCTGCTGGAGTCACCGCTGCGCGGCGCCGATCTCGACCTCGAGCGCCAGCGTGACGAACCGCGTGACCTGCCGCTGTGAGGCTGCTGCTCGATACGAATGTCCTGTCCGAGGTGACAAGGCCGGGGCCAGACGCGCGCGTTCTGGACTGGCTGGACGGGCTTGATGAGGATCGCTCATTCATCAGTGTCGTGTCGATCGCCGAGATCCGGCGTGGCGTCGCCCTCATGGACGAGGGCCGGAAACGCAAGGCACTGGCCGAATGGCTCGCCCGAGACCTGCCGCAGCGTTTCGAGCAAAGGATTTTGCCTGTGGACGAGCCGGTTGCCCTGGCCTGGGGCGACCTTATAGGCCTTGCGAAGCGTCGCGGTCGCGGCCTGTCGTCAATGGACGGGCTGATCGCAGCCACGGCGATTGCGCAGCGGCTAACCTTGGTAACGCGCAATACCAGGGATTTCGAAGGCTTTGGGATAGAACTCCTCGATCCCTGGACGGCATGAAGTTTGGCGGGAACGTCCATCACTTCGTCATCCACGGGCGGAGCAAGGAGCGCAGCGACGCGGCGCGGACCCTGGACTCCATGCCGGGGCTCGAAAGCGTTGCCGCGGTGCAGAATTCTGCTTCGCTGCACCCTTCGACCGAGGTCGCGGAATGGATCCCAGGGTCTCCGCGACGGAGCTTGGCTCCTGCTTCGCCCAGGGATGACAAAATCGCGAGGGTTCGGCCTCCCCGGAATTGACTGCCATCAAAGACGTGACAAGCGCCTCGGCTTCGATTATATGAGCGGCATGATCCACCTGTCCGCCACCTATTGGTACTTTAGCAGCTCGCTGGCGGCGGGAGGATTGCGCTCGATCTGAAGATTGCAGCAACAACATCCGAACAGCCGCCAGACCTGGCGGCTTTTTTGTTTCAGCCGGCAGGTCTCCTAAACCAGGAGCAGAAAGCCGTGTTGACCACCACAGACGACCTTCGGGTCAAGGAAATCCGAGAACTGAGCACGCCGGACCAGGTGATGCGGGAAATCCCGCGCACGCTGACGGCGACGCGCACCGTCAGCGCGTCACGCAATGCCATCCACGCCATTCTGAACGGGTCCGACGACCGGTTGCTTGTCGTCGTCGGGCCCTGTTCGATCCACGATCCGGTCGCGGCCGTTGATTATGCCAGCCGTCTGGCGGCGCTGCGCGAAACCCTGTCCGACCGGCTCGAGATCGTCATGCGGGTCTACTTCGAGAAGCCGCGCACCACGGTCGGCTGGAAAGGGTTGATCAACGATCCCGACCTTGACGGCAGCTTCAACATCGACAAGGGGCTGCGGATGGCGCGCAATGTGCTGTCGGCCGTCAACAATCTCGGCCTGCCGGCGGCGACCGAATTCCTCGACATGACCACCCCGCAATACATTGCCGACCTCGTCGCCTGGGGCGCGATCGGCGCGCGCACGACCGAGAGCCAGATCCACCGTGAACTGGCATCGGGCCTGTCCTGCCCGGTCGGCTTCAAGAACGGCACCGACGGCAATCTCAGGATCGCCGGCGAGGCGGTGAAATCCGCTGCCCAGCCGCACCATTTCATGGCGGTGACCAAGGGCGGACGCAGCGGCATCGCGACCACCACCGGCAATGAGGACTGCCATGTCATCCTGCGCGGCGGCGTCCAGCCCAATTATGACGCGGCGAGCGTCGAGGCGGCCTCGGTCGAACTCGCCCGCATCGGCGTCGCGCCAAGGCTGATGATCGATGTCAGCCACGCCAACTCGAGCAAGAAGCCGGAGAACCAGCCAAAGGTGGCGGCCGACGTGGCAGGCCAGGTCGCGGCGGGCGACGAGCGCATCATCGGCTTGATGATCGAGAGCAATCTCGTCGCCGGACGACAGGACGTCGTGCCTGGCAAGCCGCTGGTCTACGGCCAGAGCATCACCGATGGCTGTATCGACTGGGCGACCACCGAGACCGTATTGCACGGCCTTGCCGGTGCCGTCGAATGGCGCCGGTCGGCGCGCCGCGCCATGCTGGAGAGCCGGCAGGGAGCCGCCTGATCTGGCCGGAGACAAGGCAGGGCGGCGGTTCCCGTTTCAGCCGGGGATCATGCCGCCCTCAGCCCCTCCCATGCCGTAAACACCGCAACCGCAAAGAGCAGCAGCCCGGCCGCCCGGCCCGCAAGAGTGGTCGCCCGCGGATTGGCGATCAGAAGGTTGCGGCTGCGGCCAGCCGTGATCGCGAGCCCACCATAGATCGCGGCCTGGGTCAGGACCGTCATCAGGCCCATGATTGTCGCTTGCATCCAGATCGGGCCGTAATCCGGTCTCAGAAACTGCGGATAGACGGCAAGCACGAACAAGTATGCCTTCGGATTGATCAGGCAGGTCACCAGTCCCTGCCGAAACGCCTTCCATGCCGAGCGGCTGCCGGCAGGCCCGTCCTGACCGACGGTGATGGAGCAGCGCATCAACGAGATGCCGATGAAGGCCATGTAGGCGGCGCCGGCGATCAGCAGCGGCTTGAACAGGATCGGCACGAAATGCATCAGAAGCCCGACGCCGATGGCGCCGTTCAGCGTGTGCACCATGCCGCCGACCATGATGCCGCCGGTCGCGGCCAAGCCCCTGTCGCGGCCGCCGGTCAGCGCATTGGCCAGCACGAACAGCATATCCATGCCCGGAACGATGATGATGCCGAGCAGGAGGATAAAGAAAAGCCAGAGATTTTCCGCGTAGCCCATGTCAGTTGCCTGCCGCCCCGATCCGCCATGTCGCTGCGGAACCTGTTGATTTTCAAGTCGATAGGCAGTCCTATAGGTCTACCCAACTGACAATGGTGTGTCAGTTGGGATCGAAGCCGGGTGAGGAAAATGCGCAAGGCGTCACGCCTGTTCGAGATCATCCAGATCCTGCGTCTGGCGCGGCAGCCGGTGACGGCGGCCATGATTGCCGAGCGGCTGGAAATGACGATCCGTTCGATCTATCGCGACATCGCCGCGCTGCAGGCGATGCGCGTGCCGATCGAGGGCGGGCGCGGCATCGGCTATATACTGCGCCCCGGCTTCGACCTGCCGCCGCTGATGTTTTCGATCGAGGAGATGGAGGCGATCGTGCTGTCGTTGGCGCTGCTGGAGCGCACGGGGGACGATGAGCTCAAACAGGCCGCCAAGCGGGTCAGCGCCAAGATCGCCGGCGCGGTGCCACCGCCCTTGCGCCAGACGCTCGACGCCAATGCGCTGCATGCGTGGGGGTTCGCCGCACCTTCGGCCGGCGCGATCGACCTGGCGCTGGTGCGCCGCGCCATCCGCGACGAGGAAAAGCTGGACCTCTCCTACCGCGACGAAATGGGCCGCGCCTCCGAGCGGCTCATCCGTCCGATCGCGCTTATCTATTACGCCGAGACCGCCAACATCGTCGCCTGGTGCGAGCTGCGCCAGGCGATCCGCAATTTCCGCAGCGACCGGATCGAGGATTGCCAGCCGACCGGGCTGCGCTTCAAGGGCGAAGGCGACCGCTTGCGGCAGATCTGGGTCGACGGCTGGGAAACCCCGGCGGTCGGCGGCTGAGGCGCGCTTGTATTATCGCACGTCCACCCAGCGTTTTTCCTGGAACGAGCGCGCCATGGCGTGCACGGTGCGTTCGATCTCCAGACCTTCGGCGAATTCGATGAGCCGCGCCGGTTTGCCGGCGAGCCGCGTCAGCAATTCGTGACACTCGATGATCTTGAGGTCGTTGAAGCCGAGATTGTGGCCGGGCGCCGGCAGGAAGGCGTCGTAGGGTCTGTGATGCGGCGCCATCAGGATGGTGCGGTAGCCCTGTTCGGTCGGACGATCCGCGGTGACATAGAGCTGGATCTCGTTCATCCGCTCCTGGTCGAACAGGATCGACCCTTTCGAACCGAAAATCTGGATGGCGATGCGGCCCTTGCGGCCCCAGGCCGAGCGGTTGACCTGAAGCGTGCCGGCGATGCCGTTTTCCAGATGCATCAGCACACTGGCGATATCATAGGTCTCCACCGCGCGGCGTCCGCCGGCCGCGAGCTTCCGGTCGGCATAGGGCTTGGCCATGTCGCAGATGACGCTGGCGACGCGGCCGAACAGCGCCGAGACCAGCGACAGCGGATGCACGGCGAAATCGTCGAGCGCGCCATAGCCGGAAGACGCCTCGTGCTTCCAGAAGAACAGGGCCTCGGGATCGGCCATGAAATCCTCGTCCATCTCGATGCGCAGATGGTTGACCTCGCCGATGATCCTCTCCTCGAGCAGCGCGCCGATGTGGCGGATGGCCGGGCTCTGGATGTAATTGTAGCCAAGCGCCGCGATCTTGCCTGATATCTTCGCCGCGGTCGTCATCGCCTCTGCCTCGGCAAAACTTGGCGCCATCGGCTTTTCGCACCACAAATGCTTGCCGGCCTCCAGAACAGCGATGGCCATTTCCGGATGGAACTGGTTGGGCGTGGTCAGCGAGACAATGTCGACCTCCGGGTCGTTGACGACGGCGCGCCAGTCGCCGGAGGCCTTGGCGAAGCCGAATTCGCCGGCTTTGCGTCGGGCCAACTCATCATTGACCTCGCCGAGATGGACGAGCCTGGGCTTGGCGACATCCGGAAAGACGGCGCCGACGGCACTCCACGCGATGGCATGGCATTTGCCCATGAAGCCCGTGCCGATAAGACCGACGCCAACCATGTTCCGTTTCTCCGCTGCCTCAAGTACCGCGTGGATGAATTAATCCATTTTTTCTTGGAATGGAATGTCTGCCTCATTTTTTATGGCGTTCTTGCGCAGGCTCGCTATGATGGGGCAGAGAGGACGCTTCCAATGCATGCCGCCCAAAAGTGCGCAGCGGTTTTGGACAACGACATGCATGGAAGCAAACGGTCTGAAGCGCCCTGACGCGCCTTGGACAAGCTTGGACGGGCCGACGATGGACGAACGGGTACCTCGCGACTTCGAGACGCTGCGCGCCACGATCCTCGATCGTCGCGAAACCCTGCCGAAACGCATCGCGCAGATCGCCGCCTATGCGCTCGACAATCCCGACGATATCGCCTTCGGCACCGCCGCCAGCATCGCCGCCTCGGCCGGCGTGCAGCCCTCGACCCTGATCCGGTTCGCGCAGCAGCTTGGCTTCGACGGCTTCACCAGCCTGCAGCAGGTGTTCCGCGAGCGGCTGCGCGAGCGCAACTCGTCCTACGACGAACGGTTGCAGGCCTTGCGCGCCAAGGCCGAGGGCGGCGCCGGCCATCGCGCCATCTTCGATGGATTCGTCGCCGCCGCCAGCACCTCGCTCAACGACATTTCGCGTACGCTGGACGACGCGCATCTGGAAGACGCGATTTCGCTGCTGGCAAAAGCGCAGACCATCTACGTGCTGGCCAAGCGCCGCTCCTACCCGGTGGCGACCTATATCGCCTATGCGCTGGGCAAGCTGAAGATCCGCAACCAGCTGATCGAATCGGCCGCCGGCCTGAACGCCGAGATGGTCGGCTTCGCCACGCCGGCGGACGCCGTCATCGCCATCTCCTTCTCCCCCTATGCGCCGGCCACCATCGAGGAAGCACGCACCATCTCCGAACAGGGCGTGCCGATCGTCGCCATCACCGACAGCTCATTCTCGCCGCTTGCCCAGTTCGCCAGGGTCTGGTTCGAGGTTGCCGAGGCGGACTTCGCCGGCTTCCGTTCATTGTCGGCGACGATGGCGCTGGCCATGGCGCTGACCGTCGGCGTTGGGGAGAAACGGCGCGACGCAAGCCGCAAGCGCAAGGCCTGAGCCTGTCTTCGGCGGGCGCGGGCCAGGCTCAAAATCAGGCGCTGCCTCCTGCTTCCCACGCTCCCACCGCGGGATCATGATTCCGTACTTTTCGATGCGGGAATGGTCATTCCATATTGACTATGGATTGGAATTATTATTTCATATTCCCGGCACCACGCTGCCGCTCGCGCGTGTTACCCAAACAAATGTTGTTCCTGACAACAAGACCGACGGGAGGTTCCAATGAGCGAAGCCGTGGATTTGAAACAGGCGCCGCTCGACGTCATCACCATCGGTCGCGCTTCCGTCGACCTCTATGGCCAGCAGATCGGCTCGCGGCTGGAGGACATCACCTCTTTCGCCAAGTCGGTCGGCGGCTGTCCGGCCAACATCTCGGTCGGCACGGCCAGGCTCGGCCTGCGCTCGGCGCTGCTGACGCGCGTCGGCGACGAGCAGATGGGCCGCTTCATCCGCGAACAGCTCAAGCGCGAAGGCGTCAACACCGACGGCCTGAAGACGGACAAGGAGCGCCTGACGGCTCTGGTGCTGCTCTCGGTCGAGAGCG is part of the Mesorhizobium loti genome and encodes:
- a CDS encoding 3-deoxy-7-phosphoheptulonate synthase, which codes for MLTTTDDLRVKEIRELSTPDQVMREIPRTLTATRTVSASRNAIHAILNGSDDRLLVVVGPCSIHDPVAAVDYASRLAALRETLSDRLEIVMRVYFEKPRTTVGWKGLINDPDLDGSFNIDKGLRMARNVLSAVNNLGLPAATEFLDMTTPQYIADLVAWGAIGARTTESQIHRELASGLSCPVGFKNGTDGNLRIAGEAVKSAAQPHHFMAVTKGGRSGIATTTGNEDCHVILRGGVQPNYDAASVEAASVELARIGVAPRLMIDVSHANSSKKPENQPKVAADVAGQVAAGDERIIGLMIESNLVAGRQDVVPGKPLVYGQSITDGCIDWATTETVLHGLAGAVEWRRSARRAMLESRQGAA
- a CDS encoding LysE family translocator, giving the protein MGYAENLWLFFILLLGIIIVPGMDMLFVLANALTGGRDRGLAATGGIMVGGMVHTLNGAIGVGLLMHFVPILFKPLLIAGAAYMAFIGISLMRCSITVGQDGPAGSRSAWKAFRQGLVTCLINPKAYLFVLAVYPQFLRPDYGPIWMQATIMGLMTVLTQAAIYGGLAITAGRSRNLLIANPRATTLAGRAAGLLLFAVAVFTAWEGLRAA
- a CDS encoding SDR family oxidoreductase, encoding MSVSADRNSQTRAIVTGGAQGIGFAVAEALADEGCRALALIGRSQEKGDKAVATLKKSGVDAIFISADVSKVADCKRAVATALSHFGTINALVNAAATSARGSLVETSEELFDQIFDTNVRGPFFLMQGVVAHLLEKKASGSIVNVLSMSAHTGQSFLTPYSTSKGALMTLTKNVANAYRFNRIRCNAVLPGWMDTEGEDLVQKKWHDAPDDWLAKAEAAQPMGQLVKPDQLARLISYMVSPQSGVMTGSLVDYDQSVAGSSPE
- a CDS encoding type II toxin-antitoxin system Phd/YefM family antitoxin, producing MLPVAKDTSWTVAGAKARLSEVIERAQSSPQTITKNGKPSVVVVSAEEWQRKTARKGTLAQFLLESPLRGADLDLERQRDEPRDLPL
- a CDS encoding Gfo/Idh/MocA family protein, producing MVGVGLIGTGFMGKCHAIAWSAVGAVFPDVAKPRLVHLGEVNDELARRKAGEFGFAKASGDWRAVVNDPEVDIVSLTTPNQFHPEMAIAVLEAGKHLWCEKPMAPSFAEAEAMTTAAKISGKIAALGYNYIQSPAIRHIGALLEERIIGEVNHLRIEMDEDFMADPEALFFWKHEASSGYGALDDFAVHPLSLVSALFGRVASVICDMAKPYADRKLAAGGRRAVETYDIASVLMHLENGIAGTLQVNRSAWGRKGRIAIQIFGSKGSILFDQERMNEIQLYVTADRPTEQGYRTILMAPHHRPYDAFLPAPGHNLGFNDLKIIECHELLTRLAGKPARLIEFAEGLEIERTVHAMARSFQEKRWVDVR
- a CDS encoding helix-turn-helix transcriptional regulator codes for the protein MRKASRLFEIIQILRLARQPVTAAMIAERLEMTIRSIYRDIAALQAMRVPIEGGRGIGYILRPGFDLPPLMFSIEEMEAIVLSLALLERTGDDELKQAAKRVSAKIAGAVPPPLRQTLDANALHAWGFAAPSAGAIDLALVRRAIRDEEKLDLSYRDEMGRASERLIRPIALIYYAETANIVAWCELRQAIRNFRSDRIEDCQPTGLRFKGEGDRLRQIWVDGWETPAVGG
- the iolG gene encoding inositol 2-dehydrogenase — protein: MTVRFALLGAGRIGKVHARAVGSNPDAKLVAVADAFDKAAKELASAYGAEVRTIDAIETSKDIDAVVICTPTDTHADLIERFAKAGKAIFCEKPIDLNVKRVEKCLAVVEKAKATLMVGFNRRFDPHFAAVRKAIDDGAIGTVEMVTITSRDPGPPPVDYIKRSGGIFRDMTIHDFDMARFLLGEEPVAVSAHASVLVDKKIGEAGDFDSVSVILETASGKQAIISNSRRATYGYDQRIEVHGSKGMIAAENQRPVSIELANEKGYTRPPLHDFFMTRYLDAYANEIAAFITAATKGKKATPSGADGLVALKLADAALKSATSGKTVRLDK
- a CDS encoding ATP-binding cassette domain-containing protein, with amino-acid sequence MSDIVLKTENLTKRYGGVHALEGANFELRKGEHVAIMGDNGAGKSTFVRQITAVEQRTSGQIWFDGKEVNFAGPIEARTAGIETVFQNLALADDLDVPSNLFLGREKVLFNLGPFSILDRKYMRKATEAALIRTAVKIPNLSNTIRHMSGGQRQCVAIARTATFASKLIIMDEPTAALGVQETAQVENIIRTLKDNGEPLILISHNMRQVFDLCDRIVVFRRGRIVANLRKENTDGQDIVSYITGAKTGEAELAA
- a CDS encoding MurR/RpiR family transcriptional regulator, which produces MDERVPRDFETLRATILDRRETLPKRIAQIAAYALDNPDDIAFGTAASIAASAGVQPSTLIRFAQQLGFDGFTSLQQVFRERLRERNSSYDERLQALRAKAEGGAGHRAIFDGFVAAASTSLNDISRTLDDAHLEDAISLLAKAQTIYVLAKRRSYPVATYIAYALGKLKIRNQLIESAAGLNAEMVGFATPADAVIAISFSPYAPATIEEARTISEQGVPIVAITDSSFSPLAQFARVWFEVAEADFAGFRSLSATMALAMALTVGVGEKRRDASRKRKA
- a CDS encoding type II toxin-antitoxin system VapC family toxin — its product is MRLLLDTNVLSEVTRPGPDARVLDWLDGLDEDRSFISVVSIAEIRRGVALMDEGRKRKALAEWLARDLPQRFEQRILPVDEPVALAWGDLIGLAKRRGRGLSSMDGLIAATAIAQRLTLVTRNTRDFEGFGIELLDPWTA